A genomic stretch from Verrucomicrobiota bacterium includes:
- a CDS encoding type II CAAX endopeptidase family protein, whose product MLTERPWKVETVPALLAGLFGCIFFGSLLMQWLVPGGMSNASESQRFLGFVVSTVFFQGSGLLLIVGFLYLNQCSAVEAFGMKNGSLLRCAGLALAAFIVVLPLAWGLGQVSSRLIEALSGKPQLQMGVQIMQTRQAPMEVAFMCLSTMVLAPLVEEIFFRGILYHAVKRMGYPRMAIWSTTLLFAAIHGNLMTLPPLFMLAMVLTWLYEVTDNLLAPVLLHSLFNAANLATLLYMAELKQLLHRYFPTMT is encoded by the coding sequence GTGTTGACGGAACGACCATGGAAAGTGGAGACGGTCCCGGCGTTGCTCGCCGGGCTGTTCGGCTGTATTTTTTTTGGCTCACTGCTCATGCAATGGCTGGTCCCGGGTGGCATGAGCAACGCCAGTGAGAGCCAGCGGTTCCTGGGGTTTGTGGTCAGCACGGTCTTCTTTCAAGGATCGGGGCTGTTGCTCATTGTAGGGTTTCTCTATCTCAACCAATGTTCCGCAGTCGAGGCATTTGGCATGAAGAATGGCAGCCTGCTGCGCTGTGCCGGTCTGGCGTTGGCGGCGTTCATCGTCGTGCTGCCATTGGCTTGGGGGCTGGGGCAGGTTTCCAGCAGGCTCATTGAGGCGTTATCGGGTAAACCCCAGCTCCAAATGGGGGTGCAGATCATGCAGACCCGCCAGGCACCCATGGAGGTGGCCTTCATGTGTCTTTCCACCATGGTGCTCGCGCCGCTGGTGGAGGAAATCTTTTTCCGCGGCATCTTGTACCACGCCGTCAAGCGCATGGGCTATCCCAGGATGGCGATCTGGAGCACGACGCTGCTCTTTGCGGCCATTCACGGAAACCTGATGACGCTGCCTCCGCTTTTCATGCTGGCGATGGTATTGACGTGGCTGTACGAGGTAACGGATAATCTTTTGGCACCGGTGCTGTTGCACTCCCTGTTCAATGCCGCGAATCTGGCCACGCTGTTATACATGGCGGAGTTAAAGCAGCTCTTACACCGGTATTTTCCGACCATGACATGA
- the thiL gene encoding thiamine-phosphate kinase — translation MNEFELIAQLTRSLPATASVVTGPGDDCAVVDLGLPDAWLLLKTDAVVEGIHFTPATPARKVGYKALARCLSDVAAMGGVPKHAVITLALPTTYDSAYLGELYAGMSALAEKYQVAIVGGETTTNPERLLVSVALLGTVEKGGALLRSTAKPGDAIMVTGELGGSLAGKHLEFEPRLAEARWLKEHFSIHAMIDLSDGLAGDLRHILNGSQVGAELLAPAIPISRAAKLQTRQHPGAKTALSAALSDGEDFELLFTLPSKHAVPLCDAWKVAFPGLKLSCIGKITTGPGLKIRNHRGVMELQAHGYTHFA, via the coding sequence ATGAATGAATTTGAACTCATTGCGCAGTTGACGCGTTCACTGCCCGCCACTGCTTCCGTGGTGACCGGGCCGGGGGATGATTGTGCCGTGGTGGACCTGGGGTTGCCCGATGCCTGGCTGTTGCTCAAGACCGACGCGGTGGTGGAGGGGATTCATTTTACTCCCGCTACCCCGGCGCGGAAGGTGGGGTATAAAGCGTTGGCGCGTTGTCTCAGCGATGTGGCGGCCATGGGCGGTGTGCCGAAACACGCGGTCATCACTCTCGCGCTGCCGACAACGTATGATTCGGCTTATCTCGGTGAGCTTTACGCGGGCATGTCGGCATTGGCGGAAAAGTACCAAGTCGCCATTGTTGGCGGCGAGACCACGACCAATCCGGAACGGCTGTTGGTATCGGTGGCGCTGCTCGGCACGGTGGAAAAGGGCGGGGCATTGTTACGTTCTACCGCCAAGCCGGGCGATGCCATCATGGTGACGGGCGAACTGGGCGGTTCACTGGCGGGAAAGCATTTGGAATTTGAGCCGCGCCTGGCGGAGGCGCGCTGGCTAAAGGAGCACTTTTCCATTCACGCCATGATTGATCTCAGCGACGGATTGGCGGGAGATTTGCGGCACATTCTTAACGGCAGCCAGGTGGGGGCAGAACTGCTGGCCCCGGCTATTCCGATCAGCCGGGCCGCAAAATTGCAAACCCGGCAGCACCCGGGCGCCAAAACTGCGCTGAGTGCGGCATTGTCGGATGGGGAGGATTTTGAATTGCTGTTCACCCTGCCATCCAAACATGCGGTGCCGCTCTGTGACGCCTGGAAGGTGGCTTTTCCGGGATTGAAGCTGAGTTGCATCGGAAAAATCACCACCGGGCCCGGTTTAAAAATTCGGAACCATCGCGGAGTGATGGAATTACAAGCTCATGGATACACTCATTTCGCATAG
- the tsaE gene encoding tRNA (adenosine(37)-N6)-threonylcarbamoyltransferase complex ATPase subunit type 1 TsaE — MDTLISHSVADTVALGERWGQAIASPILIGLSGDLGAGKTQLVRGLARGLGSPARVHSPTFALINEYTGGRLPMHHLDLYRLNSREDVIGAGLETYLTRPTGLVVVEWIEKWWADSAWTARFNLRRVRLEVLEEGVRKICYEDIGA; from the coding sequence ATGGATACACTCATTTCGCATAGTGTCGCCGACACCGTCGCTCTGGGTGAACGTTGGGGGCAGGCTATCGCCTCACCGATATTGATCGGTTTGAGCGGTGACTTGGGGGCGGGGAAGACGCAGTTGGTGCGCGGCCTGGCGCGTGGGCTTGGTTCGCCAGCCCGGGTCCACTCGCCCACGTTTGCGTTAATCAATGAATATACTGGTGGGCGGTTGCCGATGCATCACCTGGACCTGTATCGCCTGAATTCCCGTGAGGACGTCATCGGGGCCGGGCTCGAGACGTATTTGACCCGGCCCACCGGGCTGGTGGTGGTGGAGTGGATCGAAAAATGGTGGGCCGACTCGGCGTGGACCGCGCGTTTTAATTTGCGCCGGGTGCGTCTCGAGGTTTTGGAAGAAGGGGTGCGGAAGATTTGTTATGAAGATATTGGCGCTTGA
- the tsaB gene encoding tRNA (adenosine(37)-N6)-threonylcarbamoyltransferase complex dimerization subunit type 1 TsaB, protein MKILALELSSDVRSVAVLDANTGAAASARETGGKSAHTLGLVEQVLREAGFEREAVECVAIGIGPGSYTGIRLGISFAQGWSIALPVKILGISSVECMVLMAAQKGREGLVDFAVDAQRGEFYLASYALLKGEYREVEPLHLASLEELKQRHAAGRLVLGPEVADIIPGTQAVYPNAVTLAQLAAGRTDFITGEELKPIYLRQTDFVKAPPLRVIG, encoded by the coding sequence ATGAAGATATTGGCGCTTGAACTTTCCTCGGACGTGCGCAGCGTGGCGGTGTTGGATGCCAACACTGGGGCGGCGGCGTCAGCCCGTGAAACGGGCGGTAAATCCGCGCACACGCTTGGACTCGTGGAGCAGGTGCTGCGGGAGGCAGGGTTCGAGCGCGAGGCGGTGGAGTGCGTGGCCATTGGAATTGGCCCGGGCAGTTATACCGGCATCCGCTTGGGTATCTCGTTCGCGCAGGGCTGGAGTATTGCCCTGCCCGTCAAAATCCTCGGCATCAGCAGCGTGGAGTGCATGGTCCTCATGGCCGCTCAGAAGGGTAGGGAAGGGCTGGTGGATTTCGCGGTGGACGCCCAGCGGGGTGAGTTTTATCTGGCCAGTTACGCCTTATTAAAAGGGGAATATCGCGAGGTGGAACCGTTGCATCTGGCGAGTCTGGAGGAATTAAAACAGCGTCATGCGGCGGGGCGGTTGGTGCTGGGGCCGGAAGTGGCGGATATCATTCCTGGTACCCAGGCGGTTTATCCCAACGCGGTGACGTTGGCCCAATTGGCGGCGGGGCGCACCGACTTTATTACCGGAGAGGAGTTGAAACCCATTTATTTACGGCAGACGGACTTTGTGAAAGCGCCGCCGTTGCGCGTGATTGGGTAA